CGACTCTGGTTCTTCCCGCTTGTCGTCTTCCTACCCCCATCCTTCGGTCTCGACGGCCCAGTGCCGATCATCTTGCCGATCCCAATCGGGGTCAGCCTGCTGTCGACGGGAGCACTCCCAGGGACGCTCCTCGGCCGCTTGAGCCTGTATCGAGGCCTGCTCGCGCTCATCGGCCTCGGTTTGTTCGGGGCTTCCTACGCCATCGACGTCCCGTACGCGGCCTACATCTTGCTCGGTCTGTTCGTGTTGTATGAGTTGGCGCTACAACTCATCAAGCGAGAGAATCGAGGGACGACGCCGGTGTTCATCAACGGCAACCGAGGAGCGGTCATCATCGACACGCTCCCGGGCTCACCGGGCGAGGCGATGCAGCTCATCCCAGGCGAATCGATCTACAAAGTGAACGGAACCGTCATCACGGGCGGGAGCAGCTTCTATGAGGCGCTCCAGTTGCATAAACCGTACATCAAGCTCGAGGTGCTCAACTTGAACGGGGACATCCGTTTCGTGCAACGGGCGATGTACGAGACCGACCCGCACGAGCTCGGCATCTTGTTCGTCGCCGAACCGGCGAGCCCGCGTCTGCGGTTACGGAAACTATAAAAGGGAGCATCCTTGGCGGATGCTCCCTTTCGTGCGTTCAATTAAAGTTCAAGTTTTGATGGTTTGAAGCCCATTGTCGCTTCGACTGCGTGTTGCCAGCCTTTATACAGATTTTCGCGGTGTGCTTCGTCCATCTTCGGTTCGAACTGATGGTCGAGTTTCCACTGTTGTTTGATCTCTGCTTGGTCTTTCCAGAACCCGACGGCGAGACCGGCGAGATAGGCGGCACCGAGAGCCGTCGTCTCGCTCACTTCAGGCCGTTCGACCGGGACGTCCAAGATGTCCGCTTGGAACTGCATGAGGAAGTTGTTGTTGACCGCACCGCCGTCGACGCGGAGCGTCTTCAACTCGATGCCAGAATCTTGTTCCATCGCCGTCAAGACATCGCGCGTCTGATAGGCGAGTGACTCGAGCGTCGCCCGGACGAAATGTTCTTTCTCCGTCCCGCGCGTGAGGCCGAAGATGGCACCACGGACGTCCGAGTTCCAATACGGGGCACCAAGTCCGACGAAGGCTGGGACGACGTAGACGCCGTCTGTCGTCTCGACGCGGTTGGCGTACTGTTCCGTGTCTTTCGCCGACTTGAGCATACGGAGTCCGTCACGGAGCCATTGGATGGCCGAACCGGCTACGAAGATCGAACCTTCGAGCGCATATTCGACTTTACCATTGTATCCCCATGCGATCGTCGTGAGCAGACCATGGTCCGACTTGACGGCTTCTTCGCCCGTGTTCATGAGCATGAAGCAACCTGTACCGTACGTGTTCTTACCTTCTCCTGACTCGAAGCAGGCCTGACCGAAGAGGGCAGCCTGTTGGTCACCGGCCGCGCCGGCAATCGGAACTTCGAAGCCGAAGAAGTGGTACGGGATCGTGTTGGCGTACACTTCACTCGACGGTTTGACTTCCGGGAGCATCGACTTTGGTACCGTCAAGATCTCGAGCAACTCATCGTCCCATTTCTGCTCATAGATGTTGTACATGAGCGTCCGTGACGCGTTCGAGTAGTCCGTGACGTGGGCGTGGCCGCCTGACAGTTTCCAGATGAGCCAAGTGTCAATCGTTCCGAAGAGGAGGTCACCGGCTTCGGCTTTCTCACGGGCGCCTTCGACGTTGTCGAGAATCCATTTGACTTTCGTGCCTGAGAAGTAGGCGTCAATCAAGAGACCCGTTTTATCGCGGAACAAGTCGGCATGACCGGCTTCCTTCAACTCATCACAAATACCGGCTGTTTGACGCGATTGCCAGACGACGGCGTTATAGACCGGACGTCCTGTCGACTTCTCCCAGACGACGGCTGTTTCCCGTTGGTTCGTGATCCCGATAGCTGCGATCTCTTTTGGATCGATGTCGGCCGAACCGAACGCCTCGGCCATGACGGCGAGGACAGAACCCCAAATCTCATTGGCGTTATGCTCGACCCAGCCCGGTTTCGGGAAGTATTGTTTGAACTCACGTTGCGCGACTGTGACGATTTTCCCGTCATGGTCGAAGATGATGGCCCGTGAGCTTGTCGTTCCTTGGTCAAGTGCTAAGATATAACGTTTTTCTTTCTCCATATGAGAGTGCCTCCTTAGAAATTAGAAAGATTATGGGACAAGAATGCCGTAAACCAATGCGGCGATGACCGCCCCGATGATTGGTCCGACGACCGGAATCCATGAATAGCCCCAGTCCGACGTCCCTTTGCCTTTGATTGGAAGAATCGCATGCGCAATCCGCGGCCCGAGGTCACGTGCCGGGTTGATGGCATATCCCGTTGTACCACCAAGTGAGAGACCGATTGAGACGACGAGGAAACCGACGATGAGCGGATTCAAGCCGTCCGTGAACGTGTTGGCCCCGAATGACAAAATTCCGAAGACGAGAACGAACGTACCAATGATTTCCCCGATCAAGTTGAACGGCGTGCTACGAATCCCTGGTGCGGTCGAGAAGGTGGCCAGTTTGGCACCCGGATCGTCGGTCACATCATAGTGCGGTTTGTAGTGCACGAACACGAGGACGGCCCCGATGAACGCCCCGATAAACTGTGCCAAGATGTAGGCTGGCACATCAGCCCAAGGGAATGAGCCTGCTGTCGCGAGCCCGACCGTGACGGCAGGGTTCAAGTGCGCCCCTCCATAAATTCCGGCTGCGTATACCCCGATCATAACGGCGAAGCCCCAACCGAACGTGATGACGACCCAACCTGCGTTCTCCGCTTTCGAATGACGGAGGACGACGCCGGCGACGACACCGTTACCGAGCAAGATGAGTAGCATTGTACCAATAATTTCGCTGACGAATGCTGACATGTGATACTCCCTTCCTTCCATATTAAATTTGGCTTACCACTTCATTATATGCCCCAAATGTAAGCGTTTCAAAACCGAATATGCAAAAAAAGCCACTTTTCTTATGAAAAGTGGTTTTGATTGACAATACGCCGTCTGAAGTCGAGTCCAATCCCGACAAGAAAAGCGAGCAGGATCGCCAAACTGACGTATGCAAGCGGCGCGTAGAGGGCGGCACCGAGGTCGAGCGCGATCGAGACGATGACGGCCACATACAACCAGGCGAGCCGGGTGGAAATCTCTTTATCGTGATAACGATTCGTGAGCGAAGCGCCGAGTGGGGCCCCGATGAACGCCCCGACGACCAACGCAAGCGGCGTCACATAATCGAGCGATAGCGACGGCAGATAGCCGACGAGTCCGCCGAGCGAGATGAACAGGACGGCAGCGAGGCTCGTCCCGACCCCGCGATGCGTCGTGAAGCCGAGCCAACTGACGAGGAGCGGGACGATGATGAACCCGCCGCCGATGCCGAGGAGGGCGGACAATAGTCCGGCCATCGCTCCGATCATCACACCCGCGAGAACGGTCGATTTTTTCGGCTTCTGCGGTTTCGATGTTTTCTTTAATAGCGTAACGGCAAAATAAGATAGGATAGCCAGATAAAATAAGTTCAGTAACCAATCATACGTCCCCGAGATCGAGAGGACGAGGCGGCTCGACAGCTGTGCCGTGACGGCGCCGGTCAGTCCGACCGTGATGCCGGTCGACCAAGACACGTTGCCGAGCGACGTATGTTTCTTCGCGCCG
This sequence is a window from Exiguobacterium mexicanum. Protein-coding genes within it:
- a CDS encoding PDZ domain-containing protein; this translates as MSFTALLTLIGSPLLWATLVALAYISTTRIKRERGMFRSRRRSPKSDWRHFLWPSLLLAVIGSAALILLETTVNWEWVVTFSVLYALIVLTMHPRFSSPAFPFLIMLTAVALRDVIEYGGLTGWMDRLAEVDWPVYALVFGVVTLAEAILLRWNGPVETSPTLILSKRGQFIGGHVVKRLWFFPLVVFLPPSFGLDGPVPIILPIPIGVSLLSTGALPGTLLGRLSLYRGLLALIGLGLFGASYAIDVPYAAYILLGLFVLYELALQLIKRENRGTTPVFINGNRGAVIIDTLPGSPGEAMQLIPGESIYKVNGTVITGGSSFYEALQLHKPYIKLEVLNLNGDIRFVQRAMYETDPHELGILFVAEPASPRLRLRKL
- the glpK gene encoding glycerol kinase GlpK, which produces MEKEKRYILALDQGTTSSRAIIFDHDGKIVTVAQREFKQYFPKPGWVEHNANEIWGSVLAVMAEAFGSADIDPKEIAAIGITNQRETAVVWEKSTGRPVYNAVVWQSRQTAGICDELKEAGHADLFRDKTGLLIDAYFSGTKVKWILDNVEGAREKAEAGDLLFGTIDTWLIWKLSGGHAHVTDYSNASRTLMYNIYEQKWDDELLEILTVPKSMLPEVKPSSEVYANTIPYHFFGFEVPIAGAAGDQQAALFGQACFESGEGKNTYGTGCFMLMNTGEEAVKSDHGLLTTIAWGYNGKVEYALEGSIFVAGSAIQWLRDGLRMLKSAKDTEQYANRVETTDGVYVVPAFVGLGAPYWNSDVRGAIFGLTRGTEKEHFVRATLESLAYQTRDVLTAMEQDSGIELKTLRVDGGAVNNNFLMQFQADILDVPVERPEVSETTALGAAYLAGLAVGFWKDQAEIKQQWKLDHQFEPKMDEAHRENLYKGWQHAVEATMGFKPSKLEL
- a CDS encoding MIP/aquaporin family protein — its product is MSAFVSEIIGTMLLILLGNGVVAGVVLRHSKAENAGWVVITFGWGFAVMIGVYAAGIYGGAHLNPAVTVGLATAGSFPWADVPAYILAQFIGAFIGAVLVFVHYKPHYDVTDDPGAKLATFSTAPGIRSTPFNLIGEIIGTFVLVFGILSFGANTFTDGLNPLIVGFLVVSIGLSLGGTTGYAINPARDLGPRIAHAILPIKGKGTSDWGYSWIPVVGPIIGAVIAALVYGILVP
- a CDS encoding sulfite exporter TauE/SafE family protein, yielding MWSLLFIPLGAIVGALSGFFGIGGGVIIVPVLLFSGYSAAEAVATSLLFVVGTSLSGAKKHTSLGNVSWSTGITVGLTGAVTAQLSSRLVLSISGTYDWLLNLFYLAILSYFAVTLLKKTSKPQKPKKSTVLAGVMIGAMAGLLSALLGIGGGFIIVPLLVSWLGFTTHRGVGTSLAAVLFISLGGLVGYLPSLSLDYVTPLALVVGAFIGAPLGASLTNRYHDKEISTRLAWLYVAVIVSIALDLGAALYAPLAYVSLAILLAFLVGIGLDFRRRIVNQNHFS